In a genomic window of Pokkaliibacter sp. MBI-7:
- a CDS encoding ATP-binding protein, whose product MHEIEADLIGAMIRHSPGIFFLKNCNLEFERVSQSFLDLFGLTEAQVLGRKAEDVFAGDQRQYVEMDRKVLDTASPLFVEEHFLHPVQGRDVYLQTEKFPVYDKRHRLVGICSVSHEITERKILEQATHAIISGVSRRYNQDFFEQFVLKMREAMEASFVFVARLKPDGEHAEMIVFCGEQGLLTPITYRLEGTASGHSLDKQLQLLAEGASRLFPMDNELSSFRIEGYIGAPLIDQHNVTMGVLGAMFRKPITNPDFCSTLFRIFSDRIASELERMEAVDAQAMLNKVLEERVVARTRELEAVNQELEAFSYSVSHDLRAPLRALDGYSHALLEDYEPQLDDMGKLYLTRLRLAAQQMGSLIDSLLELSRVTRTHLSSGQVDLSEMVQGIVNDLRLSAPNRQVEVTIEPELYVDADPNLLHSVMQNLVGNAWKYSARCERASIHVGQEAINGRMAFYVKDNGIGFDATQATRLFVPFQRLHDKKDFEGTGIGLATVSRIIKRHGGKIWAESAPGQGSCFFFTLAD is encoded by the coding sequence ATGCACGAGATTGAAGCTGATCTGATAGGCGCAATGATTCGCCACTCGCCTGGAATATTTTTTCTCAAGAACTGTAACCTCGAATTTGAGCGTGTCAGTCAGAGCTTTCTCGATCTGTTTGGGCTGACAGAGGCGCAAGTGCTTGGACGGAAAGCGGAGGACGTGTTCGCGGGGGACCAGCGGCAATATGTGGAGATGGATCGGAAGGTGCTCGATACCGCGTCTCCATTATTCGTCGAAGAGCATTTTCTCCATCCAGTACAGGGGAGAGATGTATACCTGCAGACGGAAAAGTTTCCCGTCTATGACAAGCGCCACCGTCTGGTGGGAATATGCTCTGTCAGTCACGAAATTACTGAGCGAAAGATTTTAGAGCAGGCAACCCATGCCATCATTTCTGGGGTTTCCCGACGCTACAATCAGGATTTTTTTGAGCAGTTCGTATTGAAAATGCGCGAAGCAATGGAAGCTTCGTTTGTGTTTGTTGCTCGCTTGAAACCAGATGGCGAGCATGCAGAAATGATTGTTTTCTGCGGTGAACAGGGACTATTAACCCCCATCACCTATCGTCTTGAAGGCACTGCCAGCGGTCATAGTCTGGATAAACAACTGCAATTGTTAGCAGAAGGCGCTTCCAGACTGTTTCCCATGGACAATGAGTTGAGCTCGTTCAGGATCGAAGGTTATATCGGTGCGCCTTTGATTGATCAGCACAATGTCACCATGGGAGTGCTTGGAGCCATGTTCCGCAAACCCATCACCAATCCCGATTTTTGCTCTACTTTGTTCCGTATATTTTCTGATCGTATTGCCTCCGAGCTGGAGCGCATGGAGGCAGTGGATGCCCAGGCGATGTTGAATAAGGTACTGGAAGAGCGGGTTGTTGCTCGTACACGTGAGCTTGAAGCCGTCAATCAGGAGCTGGAAGCCTTCTCCTATTCGGTGTCTCATGATCTTCGCGCACCGCTGCGCGCACTTGACGGTTACAGCCATGCCTTGCTCGAGGACTACGAGCCGCAGCTGGATGACATGGGTAAGCTGTATCTCACACGTCTGAGGCTGGCAGCTCAACAAATGGGCTCTCTTATTGATTCCTTATTGGAGCTGTCCCGCGTTACTCGCACACATTTAAGTAGTGGTCAGGTCGATTTGTCTGAAATGGTGCAGGGTATTGTGAATGACTTGCGGCTGTCAGCACCAAACCGGCAAGTGGAAGTCACCATTGAGCCTGAACTCTATGTGGATGCTGATCCGAATTTATTGCATTCAGTAATGCAGAATCTTGTTGGTAATGCGTGGAAGTACAGCGCCAGGTGTGAGCGAGCTTCTATTCATGTAGGGCAGGAAGCTATCAATGGACGAATGGCCTTCTATGTAAAGGACAATGGCATAGGATTTGATGCGACACAGGCTACAAGGCTGTTTGTGCCTTTTCAGCGTCTGCATGACAAGAAGGACTTTGAGGGGACAGGAATTGGTTTGGCTACAGTGTCCCGCATTATCAAACGCCACGGCGGGAAGATTTGGGCTGAGTCGGCGCCGGGGCAGGGCAGTTGTTTTTTCTTTACACTGGCCGACTAA
- a CDS encoding CPBP family intramembrane metalloprotease, which produces MINIIQLSEWSPLIHTMVLVSYLLLAISLLCAWLLQHPRRWMIITALMALCTASLCDTILTTGVATLLVLLGLAILSVKFSRYRQLLLISIFSLLAIALSLHVLPGFNNLAVIEHQQLKPDSAFFSLWLNFDKPWIAWIILFAFKPALLRNLNQWRTALVKAWLPLLTTLTLTMLLAANVGLIHWLPAVPPYAMTFLAINLIFTCVTEECFFRIVVHNQLYERLRHLRHGEVLAIVTTGCLFGLAHAGGGGSYIAIATVAGVGYAWVYQCSGSLEMAILTHWLLNTLHFIGFTYPVAV; this is translated from the coding sequence TTGATCAACATCATCCAATTATCAGAGTGGTCACCGTTGATACATACCATGGTTCTTGTCAGCTACTTACTTCTCGCCATCAGTTTGCTTTGCGCCTGGCTACTGCAACACCCACGCCGCTGGATGATCATTACCGCCCTGATGGCTTTGTGTACAGCATCGCTATGCGACACGATATTAACGACGGGAGTGGCAACCTTATTAGTGCTGCTGGGCCTTGCCATTCTTTCAGTTAAATTCAGCCGCTACAGACAGCTTTTATTGATCTCAATATTCAGTCTTTTAGCCATTGCACTTTCTTTACACGTCCTACCAGGGTTCAACAATCTTGCCGTGATCGAACATCAACAACTCAAGCCAGACAGTGCCTTCTTTTCGTTGTGGCTAAACTTCGACAAACCGTGGATCGCCTGGATTATTCTTTTTGCATTTAAACCAGCACTACTACGAAATCTGAACCAATGGCGTACAGCACTCGTCAAAGCCTGGCTGCCGTTGTTAACCACTTTGACGCTGACCATGTTGCTCGCTGCAAACGTTGGCCTGATACACTGGCTACCCGCTGTTCCGCCCTACGCCATGACGTTTCTCGCCATCAATTTGATATTTACCTGTGTGACAGAAGAGTGCTTCTTCCGAATAGTGGTACACAATCAGCTGTATGAAAGGTTACGTCACCTGCGACATGGCGAAGTACTGGCCATAGTAACAACCGGCTGCCTGTTTGGACTCGCCCATGCGGGAGGAGGTGGGTCTTATATAGCAATAGCTACGGTAGCTGGCGTGGGATATGCGTGGGTATATCAATGCAGTGGCAGCCTTGAAATGGCAATATTGACCCACTGGCTGCTCAATACTCTGCACTTTATCGGATTTACTTACCCTGTCGCTGTATAG
- the cysS gene encoding cysteine--tRNA ligase, protein MQVYNTLTKRKEEFQPIEPGKIRMYVCGITVYDYCHIGHARVMVSFDVITRYLRFRGYDVTYVRNITDVDDKIIRRAAENGESVDSLTERFIHAMHEDEDALWVLRPDQEPRATGHIHDIVDMVQTLIDKGFAYQGSSGDVYYRVDRFADYGKLTNRNLEDMRAGARVEVAEDKESPLDFVLWKMAKDGEVSWSSPWGQGRPGWHIECSAMSTCCLGNTFDIHGGGPDLPFPHHENEIAQSEAATGQKYVNYWLHAGAVRVDNEKMSKSLGNFFTIRDVLERYNPEIIRYLLTSTHYRSQIDYSEASLQEARQGLERFYNALRGLDYASSGVEVEAAYLQRFNESMDDDFNTREALSVMFDIVREINRARKEEDIDRAQQLAGQLVALGGVLGLLQQSAEAFLQSGMEEAGISAEQIEDLIVQRAEAKKARNFAESDRIRDYLKDQGIILNDSREGTTWQRQG, encoded by the coding sequence CTGCAGGTATACAACACCCTCACGAAACGTAAGGAAGAGTTCCAACCCATCGAGCCTGGCAAGATCCGCATGTATGTATGCGGTATCACGGTCTATGACTACTGTCATATCGGTCACGCCAGGGTCATGGTGTCTTTCGACGTTATCACCCGTTACCTGCGTTTCCGTGGCTATGATGTGACCTATGTGCGCAACATCACCGATGTGGATGACAAGATCATCCGTCGGGCTGCAGAGAACGGTGAAAGTGTAGACAGTCTGACCGAGCGTTTTATTCATGCCATGCATGAAGATGAAGATGCCCTGTGGGTGCTTCGCCCTGATCAGGAGCCTCGCGCTACCGGCCATATTCATGACATCGTCGACATGGTGCAGACGCTGATCGACAAAGGATTTGCTTATCAGGGCAGCTCAGGTGACGTGTACTATCGGGTTGACCGTTTTGCTGACTACGGCAAACTGACTAACCGCAATCTGGAAGACATGCGCGCTGGTGCGCGTGTTGAAGTGGCGGAAGACAAGGAAAGCCCACTGGACTTCGTGCTGTGGAAGATGGCCAAAGACGGTGAAGTCAGCTGGTCGTCTCCCTGGGGACAAGGCCGCCCCGGCTGGCATATTGAGTGCTCAGCCATGTCTACCTGCTGCCTGGGCAATACCTTTGATATCCATGGTGGTGGTCCAGACTTACCTTTCCCTCATCATGAGAACGAAATTGCCCAGTCCGAAGCGGCAACCGGGCAGAAGTACGTCAATTACTGGCTGCATGCCGGTGCTGTGCGAGTGGATAACGAGAAGATGTCCAAGTCACTGGGTAACTTCTTCACCATTCGCGATGTGCTGGAGCGGTATAACCCGGAAATCATCCGTTATCTGCTGACGTCGACACACTATCGTAGCCAGATTGATTACAGCGAAGCTTCGCTACAGGAAGCACGGCAGGGGCTTGAGCGTTTCTACAACGCCTTGCGTGGTCTTGACTACGCAAGCAGCGGTGTTGAAGTTGAGGCGGCTTATCTGCAGCGCTTCAACGAGTCGATGGATGATGATTTTAATACCCGGGAAGCACTTTCTGTCATGTTTGATATCGTTCGCGAGATCAATCGTGCACGCAAGGAAGAGGATATTGACCGTGCGCAGCAACTGGCAGGTCAACTGGTCGCTCTAGGGGGTGTGCTCGGTTTGCTCCAGCAGTCAGCCGAGGCGTTTCTGCAGAGCGGTATGGAAGAGGCGGGTATCAGCGCCGAACAAATCGAAGATTTGATCGTGCAGCGGGCCGAAGCGAAGAAAGCCAGAAACTTTGCAGAGTCTGACCGTATTCGTGATTATCTGAAGGATCAGGGCATTATCCTCAATGACAGCCGTGAAGGCACCACCTGGCAGCGCCAAGGCTAA
- a CDS encoding PLP-dependent aminotransferase family protein: MEAFFSDRISSVKPSFIREILKVANDPQMISFAGGLPNKDFFPVAAINQACQTVLMRDGGDALQYAATEGYLPLRQFIAQRYLQKNGLVVRPEQIIITNGSQQALDLIGKVLLNEGDEVLVEDPSYLGALQAFSVYKTGFRAIRLNEDGLDLQQLAEATDDGQARVLYTIPNFQNPSGISYSEANRHGLAELVRSRNLLLVEDNPYGDLRFTGERKKLIASLVPENTVLLGSFSKTVVPAFRLGWMVLPEWLLSKVVVAKQAADLHTNSFVQRVLCEYLQQNDLDAHVARICEVYGRQRAAMIRALQNYFPADVHYTQPEGGMFLWLTLPEEVSAMALFNEAIKDNVCFVPGHPFYTDRDDSHTLRLSFSCVDEATIDVGMRRLADALNRLSGV, translated from the coding sequence ATGGAAGCGTTTTTCTCAGACCGTATCAGTAGTGTTAAACCCTCTTTTATTCGTGAAATTCTGAAGGTGGCCAATGATCCGCAGATGATTTCCTTTGCTGGCGGTCTGCCAAATAAGGACTTTTTTCCGGTTGCAGCCATCAATCAGGCATGCCAGACCGTCTTGATGCGTGATGGTGGTGATGCGCTGCAATATGCCGCGACTGAGGGCTATTTGCCGCTGCGGCAGTTTATCGCTCAGCGTTACCTGCAAAAGAATGGACTGGTAGTCAGGCCAGAACAGATCATTATCACCAACGGCTCGCAACAGGCGCTGGATCTGATTGGCAAGGTGTTATTGAACGAAGGTGATGAGGTGCTGGTAGAAGACCCCAGTTATCTCGGCGCACTGCAGGCTTTCTCCGTTTACAAAACGGGGTTTCGGGCTATTCGATTGAATGAGGATGGTCTGGATTTGCAACAGCTGGCAGAGGCCACCGATGATGGCCAGGCCCGGGTGCTTTATACCATCCCCAATTTTCAGAACCCGTCAGGTATCAGCTATTCAGAGGCCAATCGGCATGGTCTGGCTGAACTGGTTCGCAGCCGTAACCTGTTGCTGGTCGAGGATAATCCTTATGGTGATCTGCGCTTTACGGGGGAGAGGAAAAAGCTGATTGCCAGTTTGGTGCCAGAGAATACGGTTTTGCTGGGTTCCTTCTCGAAAACAGTAGTACCCGCATTCCGTTTAGGATGGATGGTGTTGCCTGAGTGGCTGCTGTCAAAAGTGGTTGTTGCCAAGCAGGCCGCTGACTTGCATACCAACAGTTTCGTTCAGCGTGTCTTGTGCGAATACCTGCAGCAGAATGATCTTGATGCCCATGTGGCGCGAATCTGCGAAGTGTACGGACGCCAGCGTGCGGCAATGATCAGGGCGCTGCAGAACTATTTCCCAGCTGACGTGCATTACACCCAGCCGGAAGGAGGGATGTTCCTGTGGTTGACACTGCCAGAAGAGGTTTCGGCGATGGCACTGTTTAACGAGGCTATCAAAGACAACGTCTGTTTCGTACCTGGGCATCCTTTCTACACTGATCGTGATGACAGCCATACCCTGCGGCTAAGTTTCAGCTGTGTTGATGAAGCAACTATCGATGTAGGAATGCGCCGACTGGCAGACGCACTGAACAGGTTAAGCGGCGTTTAA
- a CDS encoding lipoate--protein ligase yields the protein MDTAPLRLLISESTDPWFNLAVEDTIFRHLSPSQRVLFLWRNADTVVIGRAQNPWRECNTRRMEEDEIKLARRQSGGGAVFHDLGNTNFTFMAGKPDYNRHVSTEIVLTALHSLDIPCYASGRNDLLLEFADGPRKVSGSAYRETADRGFHHGTLLIDAELDRLTNYLTPDPKKLKTKGITSVRSRVANMVEWLPSLDHDMLCEALSAAFFNYYGQRAATELIAPNRPLDLPGFDERFALQSSWDWNFGQAPQFDHELSERFEWGGVDLHLNVERGHITHTQLFSDSLNPDPWLLWAESLVGERYEPQAVTATLTQMAEGSSDLAKQASELMNWLSHALA from the coding sequence ATGGATACCGCGCCTCTGCGATTGCTTATTTCTGAGTCCACTGACCCGTGGTTCAACCTGGCGGTGGAAGACACCATATTTCGCCATCTAAGCCCCAGCCAGCGCGTATTATTCCTATGGCGTAACGCCGATACCGTGGTGATTGGCAGAGCACAGAACCCATGGCGTGAATGCAATACCCGCAGAATGGAAGAAGATGAGATCAAACTGGCTCGGCGCCAAAGTGGCGGCGGTGCCGTTTTCCACGATCTGGGCAATACCAACTTCACTTTTATGGCCGGGAAGCCAGACTACAACCGCCACGTATCAACGGAAATCGTACTGACCGCACTGCACAGCCTGGACATCCCCTGCTACGCCTCGGGTCGGAATGACTTGCTGCTGGAATTTGCTGACGGCCCCCGCAAGGTATCGGGATCAGCCTACCGAGAAACGGCAGACCGTGGTTTCCATCATGGCACCTTGCTGATTGATGCCGAACTCGACCGCCTGACCAACTACCTGACACCCGATCCCAAGAAACTCAAAACCAAGGGCATCACTTCAGTGCGCTCCCGGGTGGCCAATATGGTGGAGTGGCTCCCTTCACTGGATCATGACATGTTGTGTGAGGCTCTGAGTGCCGCATTCTTCAACTACTATGGCCAGCGAGCAGCAACTGAGCTGATAGCTCCTAACCGGCCACTGGACCTCCCTGGCTTCGATGAGCGCTTTGCTTTGCAGAGCAGCTGGGATTGGAACTTTGGCCAAGCCCCTCAGTTTGATCATGAATTGAGTGAGCGATTCGAGTGGGGTGGTGTCGATCTGCATCTCAATGTAGAACGAGGCCATATCACCCACACTCAACTTTTCAGCGATTCGCTCAATCCTGACCCCTGGCTTCTGTGGGCGGAGAGTCTGGTGGGTGAACGATATGAACCTCAGGCGGTAACGGCAACGCTTACACAGATGGCCGAAGGTTCATCCGATCTTGCCAAACAGGCCAGCGAGCTGATGAACTGGCTCTCACACGCTCTCGCCTAA
- a CDS encoding exopolyphosphatase, protein MQFHGYYRLITRSDFDGLACAVLLRELNLIDDILFVHPKDMQEGEVAVNDQDITANLPYVPGCHVAFDHHVSEVSRYQGLNPDNLILDTRVVSCARLIFNHFGGTSRFGRSFDGLLTAVDQCALGHYTQDDILHPEGWMLLNFLVDPRTGMGRFKQFRVSNYRFMLDLVHCCRYYPINRLVQLPDVQERVQLYHQYHEQAIQQLQRCARLEGNVVVLDLQHEEVIYPVNRYMVFLLFPQARICMHRIWGLRQRNTVFTLTRSVFRPGGELDLGRLCLGFGGGGHAYMATCQIANVRADEVEVELLQACMQAA, encoded by the coding sequence ATGCAGTTTCATGGGTATTACCGATTAATTACTCGCAGTGATTTTGATGGGCTCGCCTGTGCGGTGCTGCTGCGTGAGCTGAATCTCATCGACGATATCCTGTTCGTCCATCCCAAAGACATGCAAGAGGGCGAGGTCGCTGTCAACGATCAGGATATTACGGCTAACCTTCCCTATGTGCCTGGCTGCCATGTTGCCTTTGATCATCATGTCAGCGAGGTCTCACGTTATCAGGGGCTCAACCCTGACAATCTGATACTCGACACTCGGGTTGTGTCCTGTGCTCGCCTTATTTTTAATCACTTTGGTGGTACCAGCCGTTTCGGACGTAGTTTTGACGGGTTGCTGACGGCAGTTGACCAGTGTGCGCTGGGGCATTACACGCAGGATGACATCCTGCATCCCGAAGGCTGGATGTTACTGAATTTTCTGGTAGATCCGCGTACCGGCATGGGACGTTTCAAGCAGTTCAGGGTATCGAATTACAGGTTTATGCTGGATCTGGTTCACTGTTGCCGCTATTACCCCATTAATAGGCTAGTGCAGTTACCCGACGTACAGGAACGTGTGCAGCTCTATCATCAGTACCATGAGCAGGCCATCCAGCAACTGCAGCGTTGTGCCCGGCTGGAGGGTAACGTGGTGGTACTTGATCTCCAGCACGAAGAGGTTATCTACCCTGTCAACCGCTACATGGTCTTTCTGTTGTTCCCGCAAGCCAGGATCTGCATGCACCGCATCTGGGGGCTGCGTCAGCGGAATACTGTATTTACGCTAACCCGGTCGGTATTTCGACCGGGGGGCGAACTCGATCTTGGTCGGCTTTGTCTAGGGTTTGGTGGAGGCGGCCATGCCTATATGGCCACCTGCCAGATTGCGAATGTCAGAGCAGATGAAGTTGAGGTGGAGCTGTTACAAGCTTGCATGCAGGCTGCCTGA
- a CDS encoding response regulator: MLREGTILLVEDNPDDELLTLRAFKKNDINNKVITARDGQEALDYLFRQGRFENRPAHEKPVLVLLDLNLPGVNGHEVLRQIRIHEETSTYPVVMLTTSNESQDIHTSYELGANSFVRKPVDFEDFIESVGNILRYWLKINLPPMAI, encoded by the coding sequence ATGCTGCGTGAAGGAACTATTCTTCTCGTTGAAGATAACCCTGATGATGAGCTCCTGACGCTCAGGGCATTCAAGAAAAACGATATCAATAATAAAGTGATCACTGCGCGTGATGGTCAGGAAGCACTGGATTATCTGTTTCGTCAGGGGCGTTTTGAGAATCGCCCTGCGCATGAAAAACCAGTTCTGGTATTGCTGGATCTCAATTTGCCTGGGGTGAATGGGCACGAAGTGCTGCGACAGATACGTATCCACGAGGAGACGTCAACGTATCCTGTGGTGATGCTGACAACGTCGAACGAGTCGCAGGATATTCATACCAGTTACGAGCTGGGTGCAAACAGTTTTGTACGTAAACCCGTCGATTTTGAGGACTTTATTGAGTCTGTCGGTAATATTTTGCGTTACTGGTTAAAAATTAATCTTCCTCCAATGGCCATCTGA
- the xthA gene encoding exodeoxyribonuclease III, which translates to MKIISFNINGIRARLHQLEELINRHQPDVIGLQEIKVADEQFPLAEVEALGYRVYHHGQKGHYGVAFMCRHEPTMLLRGFPDDSEDSQRRMIIGTFTDATGQAVTVLNGYFPQGESVDHPVKYPAKRAFYAQLQQYLTSHHQSAEQLVVMGDFNISPQDTDIGIGEVNRKRWLKTGKTSFQPEEREWYQLLMSWGLQDTWRQHNPERDDLYSWFDYRSKGFEDEPKRGLRIDHILATPALMARLQETGIDYDIRGMEKPSDHCPIWATFA; encoded by the coding sequence ATGAAGATCATCTCCTTCAATATCAACGGTATCCGCGCTCGACTGCACCAACTTGAAGAGCTGATCAACAGACACCAACCCGACGTCATTGGCCTGCAGGAAATAAAAGTAGCGGATGAGCAGTTCCCTCTGGCCGAGGTAGAAGCCTTGGGCTACCGGGTATATCACCACGGCCAGAAAGGTCATTACGGCGTTGCTTTCATGTGCCGACACGAGCCAACAATGCTGCTCAGAGGCTTTCCTGATGACAGTGAGGACAGTCAGAGGCGCATGATCATTGGTACCTTTACCGATGCAACCGGCCAGGCTGTCACCGTACTCAATGGCTATTTCCCACAGGGAGAAAGCGTCGACCACCCGGTCAAATACCCTGCCAAACGCGCATTCTATGCACAGTTGCAGCAGTATCTGACCAGCCACCATCAGTCTGCAGAGCAGCTAGTCGTCATGGGCGACTTCAATATTTCTCCTCAGGATACCGATATCGGAATCGGCGAAGTGAATCGTAAACGCTGGCTAAAAACTGGCAAAACCAGCTTTCAACCAGAAGAACGTGAGTGGTATCAATTGCTGATGAGCTGGGGCTTACAAGATACATGGCGCCAGCACAATCCCGAACGGGACGATCTGTACAGCTGGTTTGACTATCGCAGTAAAGGCTTTGAAGACGAACCCAAGCGCGGCCTGCGTATTGATCACATTCTGGCAACGCCTGCACTGATGGCACGACTGCAGGAAACCGGTATTGATTACGATATTCGCGGAATGGAAAAGCCATCGGATCACTGCCCAATCTGGGCAACATTTGCCTGA
- a CDS encoding PLP-dependent cysteine synthase family protein: MQCAWVHEAIRKIEADFQRSADTHLIKLDLPFLDTTPLYLKDESTHPTGSLKHRLARSLFLYGLCNGWIREGTTIIESSSGSTAISEAYFARLLGLPFIAVIPQTTASKKIRQIEFYGGQCHLVPAPSIYDESQRLAKELNGHYMDQFTYAERATDWRGNNNIAESIFRQMEREPFPVPAWVVMSAGTGGTSATIGRYLRYQCKATRLGVVDPDNSVFLDYYRSGDRALTSCQGSRIEGIGRPRVEPSFVASVVDEMWRIPDAASIATIHWLERVLGRKCGASTGTNVYGALQLIARMKVHGEQGAVVTLICDSGDRYLDTYYDADWVRRNVGDLEVYSQQLAHFVCTGEW; the protein is encoded by the coding sequence ATGCAATGTGCCTGGGTACACGAAGCAATACGCAAGATCGAAGCTGACTTTCAGCGTTCTGCAGATACTCATCTTATAAAGCTCGATCTTCCCTTCCTCGATACCACACCTCTCTATCTTAAAGACGAAAGTACGCACCCAACGGGTAGTCTCAAACATCGCCTTGCACGTTCGCTGTTTCTGTACGGCTTGTGCAATGGTTGGATTCGCGAAGGCACGACGATCATTGAGTCCTCAAGCGGTAGCACCGCTATTTCTGAGGCCTACTTTGCGCGCCTGCTAGGCCTGCCGTTCATTGCTGTTATCCCTCAGACAACTGCCAGTAAAAAGATCCGCCAGATTGAGTTTTATGGTGGTCAGTGTCATTTGGTACCCGCGCCATCCATATATGACGAGTCGCAGCGTCTGGCTAAAGAGTTGAATGGCCACTACATGGATCAGTTTACTTATGCAGAGCGAGCGACGGATTGGCGAGGCAACAACAATATCGCTGAATCTATATTCCGGCAGATGGAGCGTGAACCCTTTCCTGTACCCGCCTGGGTGGTGATGAGTGCAGGAACAGGTGGTACCTCCGCTACCATTGGCAGGTATCTGCGTTATCAGTGCAAAGCTACGCGGCTTGGTGTCGTTGATCCTGATAACTCGGTTTTTCTGGATTACTACCGTAGTGGTGACCGAGCTCTGACCTCTTGCCAGGGTTCGCGTATAGAGGGTATTGGACGCCCGCGTGTGGAGCCTTCTTTTGTCGCCTCTGTGGTGGATGAAATGTGGCGTATCCCTGATGCGGCCTCTATTGCCACTATTCACTGGCTGGAGCGTGTATTGGGGAGGAAATGTGGGGCTAGTACGGGCACTAACGTGTACGGCGCATTGCAGTTAATCGCAAGAATGAAAGTCCATGGCGAGCAGGGCGCCGTGGTGACTTTAATTTGTGATAGCGGTGATCGATATCTTGACACGTACTATGACGCTGACTGGGTGCGTCGTAACGTGGGAGATCTGGAAGTCTATAGCCAGCAGCTCGCGCATTTTGTGTGTACAGGAGAGTGGTGA
- a CDS encoding GNAT family N-acetyltransferase: MSGLVIRHMLQDDMQQVIRVQADCYQNVEPEDLVVLENKRSQSPGTCWVAEVDGSVVAYLICHPWDKYGVPALNAALDIASKPHDVFYLHDLAVSVRGRGRGVADTLVNKALQKARTDAFQYARLVAVQGARSFWQRYGFATEPQSAQVLQEKREQYGDDAFVMGRVVETFPEVY, encoded by the coding sequence ATGAGTGGCTTGGTGATTCGCCACATGCTGCAGGACGATATGCAGCAGGTTATTCGGGTGCAGGCGGACTGTTATCAGAATGTAGAGCCAGAAGATCTGGTCGTGTTAGAGAATAAGCGCAGTCAGTCCCCTGGTACCTGCTGGGTTGCTGAAGTGGATGGAAGTGTCGTGGCTTATCTGATCTGCCATCCTTGGGACAAGTATGGGGTGCCAGCTTTGAATGCTGCATTGGATATTGCCAGCAAACCACATGACGTTTTTTACCTGCATGATCTGGCCGTCAGTGTACGTGGCCGTGGAAGGGGGGTAGCGGACACGCTGGTCAACAAGGCGCTGCAGAAAGCTCGCACCGATGCATTTCAGTATGCCCGGCTGGTTGCAGTGCAGGGTGCGCGATCTTTTTGGCAGCGCTATGGTTTCGCTACTGAGCCACAGAGTGCGCAGGTGTTGCAGGAAAAGCGTGAACAGTATGGGGATGACGCATTTGTCATGGGGCGGGTAGTAGAGACTTTTCCTGAGGTGTACTGA